One Thalassotalea atypica DNA window includes the following coding sequences:
- a CDS encoding LysR family transcriptional regulator: protein MLLEDLNVVINVAKFRSITAAAESLDMRTATASAALKRAERALGVELFVRTTRQLRLSAAGERYLPKCEQALQMLESAKQNVKDDLDVIDGELRISVPSDLGRNLILPWLDEFMQVHTGISIKLHISDSNIDFYRDPIDLALRYGSPNDSNLYGFKICNVPRVLCATPEYLEQYGIPSHPNELINHNALLYQLHDIIHDVWAFSQQNELIKVKVQGNRASNDAELVRRWCVNGKGIAAKSLLDMSQDLLNENLVTLLDEFSPKPTELWLVCPTKQTITPAVRLLREHLKEKCEDVLSQLASKGQMMIE, encoded by the coding sequence ATGTTATTAGAAGATCTTAATGTTGTAATAAACGTCGCGAAGTTTCGTAGCATTACTGCCGCAGCGGAAAGCCTAGATATGCGAACAGCTACGGCCAGTGCAGCGTTAAAAAGAGCTGAACGTGCACTGGGTGTTGAGCTCTTTGTTCGAACAACTCGTCAACTGAGACTATCAGCGGCAGGTGAAAGGTATTTGCCGAAATGTGAACAAGCGCTGCAGATGCTAGAGTCCGCAAAACAAAACGTTAAAGATGACTTGGATGTTATCGATGGCGAATTAAGAATTTCAGTACCGTCTGATCTGGGCAGGAATTTGATATTACCGTGGCTTGATGAGTTCATGCAAGTTCATACGGGCATTAGTATCAAGCTACATATCAGCGACAGCAATATCGACTTCTATCGAGACCCAATTGACTTAGCATTACGGTATGGCTCACCAAATGACAGTAACCTATATGGTTTCAAAATCTGTAATGTTCCAAGAGTGCTTTGTGCAACACCAGAGTATTTAGAACAATATGGTATTCCAAGCCACCCTAATGAGCTGATTAACCATAATGCTCTTTTATATCAATTGCATGACATTATTCACGATGTTTGGGCGTTCTCTCAACAAAATGAGTTGATTAAGGTAAAAGTCCAAGGTAATCGCGCGTCTAATGATGCAGAATTGGTGAGGCGTTGGTGTGTAAATGGTAAAGGAATAGCCGCGAAATCATTATTAGATATGTCACAGGATTTACTCAATGAAAACCTTGTCACCCTATTAGATGAGTTTTCACCAAAACCTACAGAGTTATGGCTTGTTTGTCCTACAAAGCAAACAATTACCCCAGCGGTTCGATTGCTACGAGAACATTTAAAAGAGAAATGTGAAGATGTTTTATCTCAGTTGGCTAGTAAAGGACAAATGATGATTGAGTAG